From one Lotus japonicus ecotype B-129 chromosome 3, LjGifu_v1.2 genomic stretch:
- the LOC130748694 gene encoding homeobox-leucine zipper protein ROC2-like, with translation MSAELHLPTPLVRTRECYFARYSKQVSDERWVVVDMSLEKFFPSPSNNFHKRPSGCLIAGIPNGTSKVIWVEHVEADHSQLHDLFKPLVASGLAFGATRWLASLVRHSKWSETLNAPVLFAEKGVRIPQSGRTTLLKLTDRMMRTFCRNVSATASNQWMQMTSFPGCEDVRVMIKNNPEGIPMFGRTSLVFTTSLRLEVSPNRLFTFLRHEDSRKKWDMLSQNLTTEQFAYIIKGENAGNRASLLRAITPRGRTDIFYVQESYTDSSCSYVIYAPLDEWALQGIANGINPDIVIVLPSGFSILPAGQDHEGKDNASLLTIAFNLIDNEATESCIPPQSVETYYGIITDTVTSIKDAVQYNNRLNNWIGD, from the exons aTGAGTGCAGAACTTCATTTGCCTACCCCTCTGGTACGCACACGGGAGTGTTATTTTGCAAGGTACTCCAAGCAGGTGTCTGATGAGAGGTGGGTGGTGGTTGATATGTCGTTGGAGAAGTTTTTTCCTTCTCCATCAAACAATTTTCACAAAAGACCATCAGGCTGTTTGATTGCAGGAATTCCTAATGGGACCTCCAAG GTTATATGGGTGGAGCATGTGGAAGCAGACCATAGCCAATTGCATGATCTTTTCAAGCCTCTAGTCGCCTCTGGTTTGGCTTTTGGTGCAACGCGGTGGCTTGCTTCCCTAGTTCGCCACAGTAAATGGTCTGAAACCCTTAATGCACCAGTACTGTTTGCAGAGAAAGGGG TTCGCATACCTCAGTCTGGGAGGACAACTTTGTTAAAACTAACGGATAGAATGATGAGAACCTTTTGTCGCAATGTGAGTGCTACTGCAAGCAATCAATGGATGCAAATGACTTCATTTCCTGGTTGTGAGGATGTGAGAGTGATGATCAAGAATAATCCGGAGGGTATCCCTATGTTTGGGAGAACATCGCTGGTTTTCACTACTTCTCTTCGTCTTGAAGTCTCCCCAAACCGATTATTTACCTTCCTTCGTCATGAGGATTCTAGAAAGAAG TGGGATATGCTTTCTCAAAATCTTACTACCGAACAGTTTGCCTACATTATCAAGGGAGAAAATGCAGGGAACCGAGCTTCCTTGCTGCGCGCAATT ACTCCCAGGGGCAGGACTGACATCTTTTATGTGCAAGAGAGTTACACAGACTCATCATGCTCGTATGTGATTTACGCGCCGCTAGACGAGTGGGCTCTGCAAGGTATTGCAAATGGAATCAACCCTGACATTGTGATTGTTCTTCCATCAGGGTTTTCTATTCTTCCTGCAGGACAAGATCATGAAGGAAAAGACAATGCAAGTCTTCTAACAATTGCATTCAATCTCATTGATAATGAGGCTACTGAGTCATGTATTCCTCCTCAATCGGTTGAAACCTATTATGGCATTATTACAGACACTGTTACCTCTATCAAGGACGCAGTGCAGTATAATAATCGACTCAACAATTGGATTGGAGATTGA
- the LOC130742412 gene encoding cyanidin 3-O-galactoside 2''-O-xylosyltransferase FGGT1-like, producing the protein MDAPSLHIAMFPWFAMGHLTPCLHLSNKLAKRGHKISFFIPKRTQTKLQHLNLHPHLITFIPITVPHVDGLPHDAETTSDVPFSLFPLIAAAMDRTQNHIETLLRELVPQIVFFDFQHWLPTLTQKLGIKSIQNWIANPLSIAYFWNGPRQSQGKELTELDLKKPPPGFPDLSIKLHSHELRFLAATRKIEFGSGVLLYDRLNIGTSSSDALGFKGCSEIDGVYAEYLESVYNKPVLLFGPLLPEQSTSTLDEKWVSWLGGFNSGSLIFCAYGSEGPLQKNQFQELLLGLELTGFPFLAALKPPSGFDSIEEALPEGFKERVQGRGIAYGGWIQQQLILGHPSVGCFITHCGAASITEALVNTCQMVLLPRVGADHVMNARMLSAKLKVGVEVEKGEEDGLFTKESVCRAVKIVMDDESELGKEVRANHSKVRNFLIGDNLESSCIDSFCNKLQDLL; encoded by the coding sequence ATGGATGCACCTTCTTTGCACATAGCAATGTTTCCATGGTTTGCAATGGGGCACCTAACCCCATGTCTCCACCTCTCTAACAAATTAGCAAAAAGAGGCCACAAAATCTCCTTCTTCATCCCCAAAAGAACACAAACCAAGTTACAACATCTCAACCTTCACCCTCACCTCATCACCTTCATCCCCATCACTGTTCCTCACGTTGATGGCCTTCCCCATGATGCTGAAACCACTTCAGATGTGCCCTTTTCGTTATTCCCACTCATCGCGGCCGCCATGGATCGCACACAGAATCATATCGAAACTCTTCTGAGAGAGCTAGTCCCACAAATTGTTTTCTTTGATTTCCAGCATTGGCTACCCACCTTGACTCAGAAACTGGGAATCAAATCCATACAAAACTGGATAGCTAATCCATTATCAATTGCTTACTTCTGGAACGGGCCAAGACAGAGCCAAGGAAAAGAATTAACTGAACTTGATCTGAAGAAACCACCACCGGGGTTCCCTGATTTATCTATCAAGCTTCATTCACATGAGCTTCGATTCCTAGCCGCCACCCGGAAAATTGAATTTGGCAGTGGCGTTTTGTTGTACGATCGATTGAACATAGGTACAAGCTCGTCAGATGCACTTGGGTTCAAAGGTTGCAGTGAAATTGATGGTGTTTATGCAGAGTATCTTGAATCTGTATATAACAAGCCTGTTCTGCTCTTTGGGCCTCTTTTACCAGAGCAATCCACGTCCACTTTAGATGAAAAATGGGTTTCATGGCTTGGAGGATTTAATTCTGGTTCTCTGATTTTCTGTGCATATGGAAGTGAAGGTCCATTACAGAAAAATCAGTTTCAGGAGTTGTTGCTTGGTCTTGAGCTAACAGGTTTTCCATTTCTTGCAGCACTTAAGCCTCCTTCTGGATTTGATTCTATTGAAGAAGCTCTTCCTGAAGGATTCAAAGAAAGGGTTCAAGGAAGAGGGATTGCATATGGAGGTTGGATTCAGCAGCAATTGATTTTAGGACACCCTTCTGTTGGTTGCTTCATAACACACTGTGGAGCAGCTTCTATAACTGAGGCACTTGTGAATACTTGTCAGATGGTGTTGCTTCCGCGAGTAGgcgctgatcatgtcatgaatGCGCGAATGTTGAGTGCGAAGTTGAAGGTTGGGGTTGAAGTGGAGAAaggtgaagaagatgggttGTTCACTAAAGAAAGTGTTTGCAGAGCTGTGAAAATTGTGATGGATGATGAGAGTGAGCTTGGAAAAGAAGTGAGAGCAAATCATAGCAAAGTGAGAAACTTCTTAATAGGAGACAATTTGGAGTCCTCGTGTATTGACAGTTTCTGTAACAAGCTTCAAGATTTACTCTAA